In Candidatus Methylomirabilota bacterium, the genomic window GCGTGGTCTTCGGGAGGAGCACGTTGCCGCCGTCGATCGGCAGCGGCAGCCCGGCGGCCCCGGTGACCGCAAGCGCTGGGCGCCAGGTGTTGTTCAGGATCAGCTCGAGCGGGTCCTCGCTCACGGGCCGCGTGCCCGGGGCGAACGGAAAGCGGTCGAAGACCTCGTCGCCGAGGACCTTCGCGACCTCGCGCGCCTCGGCGACGCGCGCGGGTGGGATCTCGACGTGAAAGTCGGGCGGGATGATCCGGCCCGTCGCTTCGTCCTCGAGCCGCGCCAGGAGCTGGCGCGCGATCCTGAAGCTCGAGGGCACGATGCCGCTTGCCGCGCCCGAGTGGACGCCCTCGGTGAGCGTCTCGACCGTGAGCACGCCGCTGATGACCCCGCGGAGCGAGGTCGTCCCCCAGAGCTGCTCGTAGTTGCCGCAGCCCGAGTCGAGGCACACGACGAGGCTCGGCGTGCCAAGCCGCGGGGCGAGCGCCTCGACGTAATGCGGAAGGTCGAAGCTGCCGCTCTCCTCGCACGCTTCGATCAGGACGACGCAGCGCGAGTGACGCGCGCGCTGCTCCTCGAGCGCCTGGATCGCCGTGAGCGCGGCGAACGTCGCGTAGCCGTCGTCGCCGACGCCGCGGCCGTAGAGCTTGTCGCCCCGGCGCACCGGCGTCCACGGCCCTGCGCCCTCGGCCCAGCCGACCATCTCGGGCTGCTTGTCGCAGTGGCCGTAGAGGAGCACCGTGTCCTGGCCCGTGCCGGGCGCCTCCATGAAGATGAGCGGTGTCCGGCCTTCGAGCCTCACGACCTCGACGCGCAGCCCCTCGATGGGGCGCTTCCGCGCCCAGTCCTCGAGGAGAGCGACGGCGCGGTCGAGGTGGCCGTGCGCCTTCCACTCGGGGTCGAACATCGGCGACTTCGCGGGGATCCGGACGTACTC contains:
- a CDS encoding M20 family metallopeptidase, giving the protein MALDSAKVRDFVQRTWDDSIVPTLTEYVRIPAKSPMFDPEWKAHGHLDRAVALLEDWARKRPIEGLRVEVVRLEGRTPLIFMEAPGTGQDTVLLYGHCDKQPEMVGWAEGAGPWTPVRRGDKLYGRGVGDDGYATFAALTAIQALEEQRARHSRCVVLIEACEESGSFDLPHYVEALAPRLGTPSLVVCLDSGCGNYEQLWGTTSLRGVISGVLTVETLTEGVHSGAASGIVPSSFRIARQLLARLEDEATGRIIPPDFHVEIPPARVAEAREVAKVLGDEVFDRFPFAPGTRPVSEDPLELILNNTWRPALAVTGAAGLPLPIDGGNVLLPKTTLKLSLRLPPACDAKRALRRLKELLETDPPYGARVTLETSREGDHGWDAPPTDPKLLASIDRASITYFGKPAVFHGIGGSIPFMGMLGERFPTAQFLITGAMGPGSNAHGPNEFLHLPTGVKVTACVAQVLADQCASST